The sequence AGAGGGGAGGAAGATGGGTGAGGGAAAATGGGGTTCACGTAGAGGAAAACTTCTTCCTTCTCCCTGGCATGAGGACCAAGCATAAACTCACCTTCACCTTCGTATACGACCCCTTCCATACCTATCCGCGCAGGATCTTACTCTTAGACGAGGTGATGGGATGAAGGGACAAACCTCGGTCGAATACCTGGTGCTCTTTTCCGCCATCTTGGTGCTGATAGCCACCTTCTCCTACTCTCTGCTCGGAACCTCCGAGAGGAAGGCCAAAGAGACCCTCTATCTTTCCCAGGCGGGATCCGCTTCCCAACTCATAGCCTCGGCCCTCGAGGGGGTGGTCTCGGAGGGAGAGGGGAGCGTGAGGACCATAACCGTGAAGTTCGACCAGCAATGGAACCTGAAGCTGAGGGAAAACGAGGTGAGGGTGGAGGTCCTGTGGGAAAAGGTGCTGGTGGCGGTGCGTCCTTGCAGGTACGGCTTCCAAGCCGAAGTATCCCGCCTCCAACCCGGGACCTATCCCGTGATCGTGGGATGGCCGGGAGATATGGAGAACCTCTGGCTGGAAAACGGAAGGATTTACCTGTACATAGAACCGAGGGAATGAGATGAGGGGTTTTTTCTCCCTTGATGCCATTTTCGCCCTGACCCTCCTGATGATCGTGTGTTCCTCCTTCCTCCACGTTTACCAGGCGAGGATGGAGGGTGCTAGGGAAGGAATAGAGGAACTGGAGATGAGGATGGCTGGGGAAGAGCTGGCGGGAGCCATCAACACCGTCTACTCCAACGGAGCTGGGTTGGAGCTCAAACTCATGCTTCAGGCGAGATCCTCCTTCACCCTGAGCTTCGATCCCTCCACGGGAAGGGTAGTGGTGAAGAAGGGTGGGAAGAGTCTGACGGTGGGAACGGTGTGTAACAACGTAGAGGCCTTTCTCCTCACACCCGAAAACTTGGAGAGACCCCTGAAAATCTACTGGAGGGAGAATCGGATAAGCGTGGTGAGTTCGTGAAGGGACAAGTAAGCCTGGAGGCACTGGTGCTTTTCGCCACCATCCTCTTGATCCTCTCCTCCCTCCTCTATCTGGGGGAAGGAACGAATGAGACCCAGCTCATCCTGGCCTCCGCTAGGGATGGGACCGAAAACGCCCTCTCGAGGCTTCAATGGGAATACGGGGGTACCGGTAGGATCAGGGAGGTGAAGATGGTGAGGGGAACGGTGAAGATCTCGGTGATGGTTTGGGGGATGAATTGTCCGGAGAACTTGGTGAAGGAAGAAGTGAGGAGGGATGCCCTAGGTTTCATGTGGAAGGCCGTGGGGGGAGTTTTTCCCTCCCTCACCCAGCCCCTTCGAACCTCGAGGGGAACCTACGACGTGGAGGTCTCGGTAGAAGTGGTGGGGAGATGAAGGAAAGGGGACAAGTTCTGACGTTGGACATGTTCCTCGCCCTCTCCCTCACCGCCTTGCTCTTGGGCTATTCCGGATTGGTAATGGAACACGTACAAACAAGGGCTCGGGAAGAAATCTCCCGATACTCTCTGGAGAGGATGGCTAACGATGCCGTGGAAGCTCTGGTGAAGACGAAGGGCCTCCCCGAGAACTGGGAAGATCAACCCTCCTCCCTCCAGGTGCCCGGATTGGCCGATAAACCCAACCTCCTCAACCTAAGGAAGCTGGTATACTTGAGGGAACTGTGCAGGTGGGAGAACTGGACCTCTTCGAGACCAGAAATAAAGGCGGTGGAAAGATTCTTCGGAGGTCAGAACTTCGAGGTAAGGGTCCTTTACAGGCAACTCCTCCTGAGGGCCAAAGTGGCAGGCTTGAACTCCACGCTCAATACTATCATCCAAGGGGTAAAGGTTTATTCGAGACTGGAGAACTTGGGAGCCCAGCTCAGGGTTAGGGTAAGGTTGGAGAAAAACAACCTGGTGAAAGAACAGGTGGCGCAAGGGAAAACCTTCTCGATGGTGGTCTCCCTCTATCCCCTCACGGTGGAGGTGGTGTCGGACGGAAAGACGGTTGGGGTTTGGTGTGAAGGGGTGATCTGGGACTTTTGGCCGGGATGGGACCTGGGAGGAAAACCCGGGGCAGAGAACTCGGTGGAAGTAACAGTGGCCAAGCGCTTCCTCGTCCTTCCTGCGGGAGAATTGAGAAACGCGGTGGAGAACCGCAGACATCATGCCAGGCCAGATCCCTACACTCTGCCCTTCCTCGTCCGACCCGGGGAGTTGGACTTTTTCGACTGGTATGTGGTGCTCTCACCTAGTTCCCCCAACAAGCCCGTCACAGACGTTTGGGTCAACCGCTCCAGCGGAAATCCTGATTACCACTTTCCGTGGGATACCCTCTTTGCCATCAGATCCCATGGACAGGACTATTCGAAGGTACCCCTCACCGAAACCGAAAACGGTGGAAATCCAAACAATTATCTGATCTTGAAGGTGACCGGGAACCCGGCCGAATACGTGGATGTGGCGATAGTGGCCGTTCCCCGTTGTTCTCCCCAAGAATTGTGTATACAGGCTGGAACCCTTCTTTCCGGTATCCTAGAGGTGAGGATTTGGAGATGAAGGATGGTGGTTTCATCTTCAGCCTGGATGCGTGCCTGGCGACGGTGGTGATGATGATCGCCGTGGCGGGCTTGGCCCATTTGGAGGTTGAGGGACCGGGACATGGTTACTTGAAGTTGGAGAGGTATGCACAGGACACTCTGAGCGTGATGGATGGAAGGGGAATAACAAGATACGTGATCGACAGCCTGAACAACCTCCAGTACGCCGAGGCTGCCAGAGCGGTGAGGGAGAACCTGCTCCTCCTCCTTCCCTCGACCGTGAACTTCAGATACGTGATAGGAACGGGGGAAAACCTCCTGTTGGAAGTCTACAAAGATAACGGGGAGAACTGGAGGGAAAGATGGGAAAATACGAGAGAAAGGGCCTTGGCCCTACACCTCACCTGCGAGTTCATACATACGGTGGAAAACCTGGACGTTCTGATATGGGCGGATGATCCCCAAGACCTTTGGTTCGCCTCCCAAGTGGTCAAACCTGGATGGACCTACAGGGTAGTCAGTAACGAAAACACCTTTGTGGCCTACTTGGAAAACAAAATAGAACCCAACTGGTATCCCGACGTGGTTTTCCTTCCCGACGTGAGTGTGTATTGGAGTGATGAGACCCTCCGCAAACTGGTGGATTACAACATGTTCAAGCTCATCGTGGGGGGTAGGGAGGTAGGGGGAGGGGTGGTGGCGGGAGGGGATACCCTCTGGTCCAACCGGAGGGACCCTTGGAGGAGATTCTTAGACATACCCATTTGGTTAAGTCCTTACGGGGAGTTCCTGCTGATATTCGGAATCTCCCCCAACCCCTTCTCCTCCGATCCGGGCATCCAAAGGGTGATAGGATCGGAATATTCCCCCTCCCAACGCACGATGGAACTGGTAGACCGCACCCATTACGTAACCACCGGTTTGCCCTTCCAAGACGTTCCTTACCAGGGTGACGATTACTACCAATACGTCTACTCCACCTCTTGGTTCCTCAACCCTTGGCTGAGAACACTGGGAAGATGGGAGAACTGGGAAAACGAAAACCTCACCTGGCCCGGCCTGTTGGTGAGGGAAGCCGTGGTAAACTTGGGAGTACCTTGGTTTGGAGGAATTACCTTTAGGTTCATGGAGAGGACCGTCCTCTTCAACGTCAGGATGGCCCAGAGCTCCTTCGACTACAGCTTCGACCACGTGGAGGCCCAGAGATGGATCGTGCTCGTTCAAAGGGCCATAGAGTGGGCCTCCAGACAAAAAGCCGAACTGCAACCCATCGTGCTCTATGTGTGGAGGGAGAGAAAATGAGGGAAGAAAGGGGATTCGTGCTCACTGGGATGGCCCTCCTCCTGATGCTCCCCTCCTTTCTTTTGGCCTCCTGCATGCTGGTGGTGATGGAAAGGGGGGAGGAGGGACTCTCCACCAAAGCCATAGCGGATAAGGTTTGGTTCACGGGTAGGGATGCGGAGAACTTGATACGTCAGATGCATCTCTACCGCATGCAGCTGGACAACACGATCCTGGGGGGAATAGCCAGGACCTACGAGAGATACACGGGGCTCCTCGTCAGCCTCAACCTGGAGAATTCTCTCGTGAGGTTGGAAGTGAGGGATCCTGGGGGGACGGCGAAATACTCTTCCTGCTGGCAACTGGAGGGATAGGGATGAGGAAATTCTTCAGAAAGGTGGGAGAAGCCGTGCTCTATCCAAGACTTCCGAGACTCCGTCCGAGGAAGAAGACCAAGAAAAAGGAAATTCCGGGTTTCTTGAAAGACTTCTTCGAGAAAAGACATGCCGGCTGGCCAGAATACGTCATGCTCAAGCTTCAGCTCTCCCTCATCCTCCTCTTCCTCTTCTCCGTGCTTTACCTCCTCCTCTCCCATATCCCCCTCCTCTTCTTCATGATCTTCCTTACCCTTTACCTCCTCCATCTCTCCCTCACCCAACTCAAGAGGGCCTTCCGGGAAGACTATCCCGCTTACCTTTCCTTCACCCTCCTCGTTCTCTCCTTCGCCTGGCTTCTCCTCCTCCTCCGCCTCCTGCCTCCCCGTCCCCTCACGGATTCCTCCTCCCTTTTCCTTCCCCTGGGTTTGATCCTCCTCTTCCTCCTCTCCTATTCCCTTCACCGCTGGAAGTATGGAAGGGATTTTACTTACGGGAGGGTGGAAGGGGTAAGGGGTGGGAAGGTCCTGGTGAGGGTGGGATACGATCTCAGGAGCAACGTGAAACCCGGCCTTTACTTGGTGGAAAGCTTGGTTACCGTTAGGAGGGGGGAAAGGGTAAAGGTGGGCGTGGAAAGGGACCTCCTCGGGATGAGGGGTTCCGTCCCGAGGGTGGTGATGGGGAGGGAAAGGGCATGAGCCTCCTTCCCCTCCTCCGCTTCCTCCTGCCAGGTCATGGAGAACTGAAGTCGCCCGAGGAAGTAGGGGCGGAGGAAGAGGTGAAGAAATTTACGGAAGAAGTCTTCCGCTGGCTCCCCTTCCCCTTCCTAGAAGTCCTGTGGAGGGTCCTGGGCCTCCTCGGCCTTCTCTTGGAGAGACTTCCCCCCTCCTTCCTCACGGAGCTCAACCACCGTTCCTCCCTCTTCCGCACCCTCCTCTCCCTGCTCAAGACGATGACCGTACTTCCCTACACCTCCAGACCCCAGGTGAAAGAGGTTCTTGGAACGGTGGTGGAGAAGGGAAAACCCAGGGTTCCCTGTCCTTCCCTGGTGAAGGAGAACCTTTTGGAGTTCGAGAAGAGGGCGGGAACGGTGGAGATAGAGTGTGATGTCCTCGTGGTGGGGTCGGGAGCGGGTGGAGCAGTGGTGGCCAAGGAACTGGCGGAGAAGGGCCTGAGGGTGGTGGTGGTCGAGAGGGGTTTCGAACATGGAGCGGGGGAATTCACGGGGGAACCGAGGGAGATGATCCCCATGCTCTACCGCAACTCCGGCTCCCTCTTCGCCTTTCCCCTCCCTCCCCTTTCCGGCCCTCCCATCCTCCTTCCGGTGGGAAACTGCTTGGGCGGAACCACCGTGATCAACTCCAGCACCTGTTTCAGGACCCCCGACGAACTGCTCGAAAGGTGGACGGAGTGGGGACTGGAGGGTCTCTCCCCGGCGGAGATGAGACCCTATTTCGAGAGGGTGGAGAAGATCCTCTCCGTCCATCCTGTCTCCTTGGAACTGATGGGGGAAGCCCATGCGAAGGTGGCCGAGGGTGCGAGGAAACTGGGATACAGGGGCATGCCTCTCGAGAAGAACGCGAGGGGATGCGATGCCACGGGGGTTTGCCAATACGGATGTCCCATAGATGCCAAGCAGGACATGCGTCTGACCTACCTGCCCCTCGCCACCCTGGCGGGTGCCAAGATCTATACCGGCTTTGAACTCCAACAGCTCGAAGTAAGGGATGGAAGGGTGGTGAAGGCAGGGGGAGTCATCTACAACAGGAAGGGAGAAAGAGTGGGGAGGTTCATCGTGAGGGCCCAAGTTTATGTGCTGGCAGCCGGTGCCCTCTATACCCCCGTGCTCCTTTTGGCCAACAGAATTGCCAACTCGAGTGGAATGGTGGGACAGAACCTGAGGATCCATCCCTGTGTCCTCGTGGCAGGTTTTTTCCCCGAGGCCCTCTATGGATGGAGAACCGTTTCCCAGTCCTATGGAATAGATTTCAGGGAGAGGGGATTCGTGCTCGAGTCAACCACCGTCCCACCCGGAATAGGGGCTCTCTCCACACCCTTCTGGGGAAGGGAACTGATGAAGGTGATGGGGGAATGGAGGAAGGTGAGTTCCATAGGGGTGATGGTGAACGATTCCGATTCCGTGGGAAGGGTTCTTCCTCTTTTCCCCTTTCCGTACGGTCTTCCGAAACTTGGAATGGAGGCGCTGGTTTTCTACAGACTGGGGAAGAGGGATGTTGGGGCGGCACTGGAAGGAACCATCGAAGCCTGTAGAATCTTGCTGGAAGGTGGTGCCGAGAAGGTTTGCACGGGAATAGCTAGGATGCCTTGGGTGAGGGGACCCAAGGACCTGGAAGAACTGGAGAGGCTCAGAGCCAAGAGCGCCGACTTCATCTGGTCCGCCTACCATCCCCAGGGTACCTGTAGGATGGGTCCGGATCCCAAGCAGGGGGTGGTTGACTCCTATGGGAAATGCCACGATCTGGAGAACCTCTATGTGGCCGACGCCAGTATCTTCCCCGAGTGCGTGAAGGTGAACCCCCAGATCTCCATCATGGCCTTCGCCACGAGATGTGCGGATCACCTTTGGGAGGAATGGGGATAATGGACTTCGAACTCAAGGAGGAGGAAGAATTGATAAGAAAGCTGGCGAGGGACTTCGCCTCCAAGGAGTTTCCTGAGCTGAAGGCGGGAGTGGAAGAGGGGACCTTCCCCTTCGAGCTATGGAGAAAGGCGTGCGCAGCCAAACTGGTAGGGCCGAGAATCCCGGAGGAATACGGTGGGGCAGGGGTGAGCATGCTGGCGAGCATCCTCATCCAAGAGGAGTTCTGCAGGGTGAACCCGAGGCTCGGGGAGGCCCTAGCTTCAGCCACCCTGGGGAGCGACCTCCTGATAAGGTTTGGGACGAGGGAACAGAGGGAAAGGTATCTGCCTCCCCTAGCGGGGGGAAGGGCCAGGATGGGGGTGGTGGGAATAGAGGAGGGAAGGATGTTCAAGGCTTGCGGGGAGAGGATGGAGGGAGAGGTGGAACTCCCTTCAAGTCCTCCCCCCGAATATCTCGTGGTGGCTGGATGGTTGGGCGGAGAACCTTCTCTGGTGCTGGTCGAAACCGAAGGTAAACTGAGGGGAAGGAAGCTCCTCTTGGAGGGAGAGATGGGGGAGGTGATAGGGGAGAAGGGCCAGGCCCCCACCATGATAAGGGACTTCCTCACCCTCCATAGGATAGAGAGGTCGGGACAGGCGCTGGGAACTGCGGAAGGTGCCTTGGAGAGGGCCCTTCGGTATCTGGAAGAAAGGGAGGGATTGGGCAAGCCGGCTTGGGATTACTCCCAAACCCTGCGCAAGTTGGCCGAAATAAAGACGGAAATAGAGGCCTCGAGATGGCTGGTTTATCGGGCTGCTCTTTCCGTGGATGAGGGAAAATGTGACCAAGTGCTCGCCACCATGGCCGAATGGAAGGCCGGAAGAACGGCGGTGATGGCAGCGGAAGAGGCGGCCATGCTCCACGAGGGAACTTGGGGCCACCTGGAGGATTACGGGGTGGAACGCTTCCAGTCCTTTTCCCTCCTCCATCCCCGTTTTCCACCCTTTTCAGCCCAAAAGTTCACACCTTCTCGCTTTCTTTCGGAAGGGCTGGAGGAGGTGGAAAGGTTCCTCAGGAAGAGCGGGACTCGAGGGGTGTCTTGAAGAGCTTCTCCCCGACTCCGATCCCCAACCAAAGGTAGAGGGGATAGAGAACGAACATGAAGATACTGAGGAACATACCCCCCGAGGAGAGGGTTTGGAAGGAGGAGCCGGGAGATACCAAGGAGAAGATACCACCGTTGATCATCCACTCCGTTCCGCTCTGGGCCCCGCATCCCTTCCAAGCCCATTCCAAAAAGTTCAGGTTGCAAAACATCCCGATGGAAACTACCCAGAAGAGGAAGATTACCAGAACGAAAAGGAGGGGGGTGAAAAGACGGCTGTTGAAGAAGAGTTTCTTCCTCACCAAGGCCACCGCCAAACCACAGAGGAAGAGCAAGAAGGGATCCATCCAGAAAGCCATACCTACTAATTTTTCTTTTCCTCTTTTAAAGGAAGGGGATGGAGCGGAGGGATGTGGTGGTGCTTGGCGGGGGACCGGCCGGGGTCTCCGCCGCCCTAGCCGCCAAACGACTCGGGGCGAAGGTCCTCCTCGTGGAGAGGTATGGTTTTTTGGGGGGTACTGCCACTTCCGGTCTCTACGGTTCCCTCTGCGGTTTCTACACTTCCGGTCCAGAACAGGTACAGGTGGTAAGGGGAATAGCGTGGGAAATGGTGGAGCTCCTTTCCTCGAGGGAGGCGGTGATGGGTCCGGTGAGAGCGGGGGCCATGGTGGTCCTGCTCTACGATCCCCCCATCCTCAGGCTGGTGCTAGACGAAATGGTGTTGAAGGAGGGAGTGGAACTCCTCCTCCACTCCACCGTGGTGGGGGTGAAGAGGGAAGGGAGCAGGATAGCCTCGGTGAAAGTCTGCACCAAATCCGGTCCCCTAGAGCTTGAGGGGAAGGTCTATGTGGATGCTACGGGGGATGCCGATGTTTGTTATCTCTCCAAGGTGCCCGTGGAAAAGGCGGAAACCCTACAGGCAGGGTCCATGATGTTCAGGGTTTCGAACGTGCGCATGGAGGAAGTGATTCCCCTCCTCCTTTCGGGAGAACTGAGGGAAAGGATGAAAGAAGCCATAGCCTCTGG comes from Candidatus Hadarchaeales archaeon and encodes:
- a CDS encoding class III signal peptide-containing protein, with the protein product MKGQTSVEYLVLFSAILVLIATFSYSLLGTSERKAKETLYLSQAGSASQLIASALEGVVSEGEGSVRTITVKFDQQWNLKLRENEVRVEVLWEKVLVAVRPCRYGFQAEVSRLQPGTYPVIVGWPGDMENLWLENGRIYLYIEPRE
- a CDS encoding DUF2101 family protein; the encoded protein is MRKFFRKVGEAVLYPRLPRLRPRKKTKKKEIPGFLKDFFEKRHAGWPEYVMLKLQLSLILLFLFSVLYLLLSHIPLLFFMIFLTLYLLHLSLTQLKRAFREDYPAYLSFTLLVLSFAWLLLLLRLLPPRPLTDSSSLFLPLGLILLFLLSYSLHRWKYGRDFTYGRVEGVRGGKVLVRVGYDLRSNVKPGLYLVESLVTVRRGERVKVGVERDLLGMRGSVPRVVMGRERA
- a CDS encoding FAD-dependent oxidoreductase yields the protein MSLLPLLRFLLPGHGELKSPEEVGAEEEVKKFTEEVFRWLPFPFLEVLWRVLGLLGLLLERLPPSFLTELNHRSSLFRTLLSLLKTMTVLPYTSRPQVKEVLGTVVEKGKPRVPCPSLVKENLLEFEKRAGTVEIECDVLVVGSGAGGAVVAKELAEKGLRVVVVERGFEHGAGEFTGEPREMIPMLYRNSGSLFAFPLPPLSGPPILLPVGNCLGGTTVINSSTCFRTPDELLERWTEWGLEGLSPAEMRPYFERVEKILSVHPVSLELMGEAHAKVAEGARKLGYRGMPLEKNARGCDATGVCQYGCPIDAKQDMRLTYLPLATLAGAKIYTGFELQQLEVRDGRVVKAGGVIYNRKGERVGRFIVRAQVYVLAAGALYTPVLLLANRIANSSGMVGQNLRIHPCVLVAGFFPEALYGWRTVSQSYGIDFRERGFVLESTTVPPGIGALSTPFWGRELMKVMGEWRKVSSIGVMVNDSDSVGRVLPLFPFPYGLPKLGMEALVFYRLGKRDVGAALEGTIEACRILLEGGAEKVCTGIARMPWVRGPKDLEELERLRAKSADFIWSAYHPQGTCRMGPDPKQGVVDSYGKCHDLENLYVADASIFPECVKVNPQISIMAFATRCADHLWEEWG
- a CDS encoding acyl-CoA dehydrogenase family protein; translation: MCGSPLGGMGIMDFELKEEEELIRKLARDFASKEFPELKAGVEEGTFPFELWRKACAAKLVGPRIPEEYGGAGVSMLASILIQEEFCRVNPRLGEALASATLGSDLLIRFGTREQRERYLPPLAGGRARMGVVGIEEGRMFKACGERMEGEVELPSSPPPEYLVVAGWLGGEPSLVLVETEGKLRGRKLLLEGEMGEVIGEKGQAPTMIRDFLTLHRIERSGQALGTAEGALERALRYLEEREGLGKPAWDYSQTLRKLAEIKTEIEASRWLVYRAALSVDEGKCDQVLATMAEWKAGRTAVMAAEEAAMLHEGTWGHLEDYGVERFQSFSLLHPRFPPFSAQKFTPSRFLSEGLEEVERFLRKSGTRGVS
- a CDS encoding FAD-dependent oxidoreductase, with the protein product MERRDVVVLGGGPAGVSAALAAKRLGAKVLLVERYGFLGGTATSGLYGSLCGFYTSGPEQVQVVRGIAWEMVELLSSREAVMGPVRAGAMVVLLYDPPILRLVLDEMVLKEGVELLLHSTVVGVKREGSRIASVKVCTKSGPLELEGKVYVDATGDADVCYLSKVPVEKAETLQAGSMMFRVSNVRMEEVIPLLLSGELRERMKEAIASGEYDLPREDGNLIPLPREGNLVVGFSRVAVDGTDVFSLTKAELEGRRQVKECFRFLKERIPGFENAYLSEIAFHVGIRETRRVKGRYVLTEEEVLSGAKFQDAIARCAWPIERHLPGLKTTELRTLEGDNWYEIPYRCCLPQEVDNLLVGGRCLSTSSVAQASTRVIAPSMATGQACGTAAALSALQGLPAPQLPVEELREELRKGGALL